A region from the Salicibibacter cibarius genome encodes:
- the comGB gene encoding competence type IV pilus assembly protein ComGB, whose product MLKRKDKWKAINKARFFLNVGRLLQRGYTLNHGAKLMMHGEHPEARTTISSWVAALQEGRPWVESLDHLNIPSDIRAYLYFSERYGKLSQGFYYAGRMLRQRERFKDKARTLARYPILLIWIIATLFLFMTLFVFPQFEELFMTMDIDYPAITTFAFTVFRGMPYVFAMLIILAFVFYVYYQRRFKKLKAFQQMNRIRQIPGVKSWLNLYITYTVSLQMSQLLKGGLSVHDALQVFIKQTQMPFLQAEGERLQAELNEGKNLHLAIESASYYQKEFADVIRHGQAAGQLAEDLVHYSEMLWEELNERTKKTTVMIQPVLFLAIGGFMLLLFLSIFVPIFQLISSLDG is encoded by the coding sequence ATGCTTAAACGTAAAGATAAATGGAAAGCGATTAATAAAGCCCGTTTTTTCCTAAACGTAGGACGCTTGTTGCAAAGGGGGTACACGTTAAATCACGGAGCGAAACTGATGATGCATGGAGAGCATCCGGAAGCGAGAACCACGATTTCCTCATGGGTTGCAGCGTTGCAAGAAGGGCGGCCGTGGGTAGAGTCGTTAGATCACCTCAACATCCCCTCGGACATCCGTGCCTACTTGTACTTTTCCGAACGCTACGGCAAGTTATCCCAAGGTTTTTACTACGCGGGCCGCATGCTTCGGCAAAGAGAGCGCTTTAAAGATAAGGCGCGCACCCTCGCACGCTATCCGATTCTTCTTATCTGGATCATCGCCACGCTTTTCCTCTTTATGACATTGTTTGTTTTTCCCCAATTCGAAGAATTATTCATGACGATGGACATCGATTACCCGGCGATCACAACGTTTGCTTTTACCGTTTTCCGAGGGATGCCATATGTTTTCGCCATGCTGATCATTCTAGCGTTTGTATTCTATGTTTATTATCAACGGAGGTTTAAAAAACTAAAAGCTTTTCAACAAATGAACAGAATTAGGCAAATTCCCGGTGTCAAGTCTTGGCTTAACTTATATATTACGTACACGGTCAGCTTGCAAATGAGCCAGCTTTTAAAAGGTGGGTTAAGTGTGCATGATGCATTGCAAGTGTTTATCAAACAGACGCAAATGCCGTTTTTGCAAGCGGAAGGAGAGCGTCTACAAGCAGAATTAAACGAAGGGAAAAATTTACACCTAGCGATCGAAAGCGCTTCTTACTATCAAAAAGAATTCGCTGATGTCATCCGTCATGGACAAGCGGCAGGGCAATTGGCCGAGGATCTCGTCCATTACAGCGAGATGCTTTGGGAAGAGCTTAACGAACGCACGAAAAAAACGACGGTCATGATTCAGCCGGTTTTGTTTCTTGCTATCGGCGGGTTTATGCTATTGCTGTTTTTGTCCATTTTCGTACCGATTTTTCAGTTAATTTCTTCATTGGATGGATAA
- a CDS encoding DUF2759 family protein, giving the protein MAVGSIVTAVAILSVFAFFRELKRRNFVGVGFSALSILVFGFFGLMTLFVSGAPEM; this is encoded by the coding sequence ATGGCAGTTGGATCAATCGTTACGGCAGTGGCAATTCTTTCGGTTTTTGCTTTTTTCCGTGAGTTAAAGCGAAGGAACTTTGTCGGGGTCGGGTTTTCGGCACTCAGCATTCTTGTCTTTGGTTTTTTTGGTTTAATGACTTTGTTTGTAAGTGGAGCACCGGAAATGTAG
- the comGD gene encoding competence type IV pilus minor pilin ComGD: MNDNNHGHTLMELVVVLLIFSICLGIPTLSYVHQDTGREMKAFVSEFEQDLHYAQQQAMGKSVNTRLDIQNASESYQVVVDGETVKRVPFPENVYFQGVSMSPETIRFRSSGNTDDSGEISILSNDQFYRVMFLVGSGRFYVEKVERNN, translated from the coding sequence ATGAATGACAACAACCACGGCCATACGCTCATGGAACTCGTCGTCGTCTTGCTTATCTTCTCGATCTGCTTAGGCATACCGACCCTCTCCTATGTTCATCAAGACACAGGGCGGGAAATGAAGGCGTTTGTTTCCGAATTTGAACAAGATCTCCATTACGCCCAACAACAAGCAATGGGGAAATCGGTTAATACCCGCCTCGATATCCAAAATGCCTCGGAGAGCTATCAAGTCGTGGTAGATGGAGAAACGGTGAAGCGAGTCCCGTTTCCGGAGAATGTGTATTTTCAAGGCGTGTCCATGTCCCCGGAAACCATTCGCTTTCGATCGAGCGGAAATACGGACGACTCTGGTGAAATTTCAATATTAAGCAACGATCAATTTTACCGTGTTATGTTTCTCGTTGGTTCCGGGAGGTTTTACGTTGAAAAAGTCGAAAGAAACAACTGA
- a CDS encoding MBL fold metallo-hydrolase, which yields MNWKQAPLGPVQTNAFVLYNEDGEAIIFDPGGDSEPFEAALKKENLKPLAILLTHAHFDHIGAVDHIRDVFNIPVYLHEREAHWLQDPTKNLSVNMSPEGVTARPAEHLINGEQSLAIGPFAFRVLETPGHSPGSVSYYHEPTDTVFSGDVLFQSGIGRTDLPDADEATLLNSIHQKLLELPEDTSVACGHGPVTTISAEMDGNPFLNGLGEGG from the coding sequence ATGAATTGGAAGCAAGCCCCGTTGGGACCTGTACAAACCAACGCCTTTGTTCTTTACAATGAAGACGGGGAAGCGATTATCTTTGATCCGGGCGGGGACAGTGAACCTTTTGAAGCTGCCTTGAAAAAAGAAAATCTCAAACCTCTTGCCATTCTTTTAACCCATGCACATTTTGATCACATCGGTGCCGTTGACCATATCCGCGACGTGTTCAACATCCCTGTTTACCTTCACGAACGTGAAGCGCACTGGTTGCAAGATCCCACGAAGAATCTTTCGGTCAACATGAGTCCCGAAGGTGTAACCGCCCGACCTGCCGAGCATTTGATCAATGGCGAGCAAAGCCTAGCCATAGGTCCTTTTGCTTTTCGGGTATTGGAAACCCCGGGGCATTCACCGGGAAGTGTCTCGTACTATCACGAACCTACCGACACGGTTTTCTCCGGCGACGTCCTCTTTCAAAGCGGCATCGGACGCACCGATCTCCCCGACGCCGATGAAGCTACCCTTCTCAACAGCATCCACCAAAAACTTTTGGAACTCCCGGAAGATACAAGCGTTGCCTGCGGTCACGGACCGGTTACAACGATTTCAGCTGAGATGGACGGTAACCCGTTCCTTAATGGGTTGGGAGAAGGCGGTTAA
- a CDS encoding YqhG family protein, whose product MEQAEVHNYLRRFFLAGGAELLQSTPSTLDVQLNKTLDLELMNRPFYWHYLEKTSGEPKPLKLNLSTDIRADTPSAEKVHFGSPRLHQIFSSAADKGAVTRLYENHHEKKQTALYPWLGLNVRISYTCHRRRDIIRSFGIQLISGETIDLFMKRLAPLPLVSAIPDYTFTMAHLIQPMSAVQRIKKYLLNDIRNQKHAWASEATNRMEDDLALLDRFYETPDKENDDAYSLEKEAIRQQYQPAIELTFINGGIFYLRKDSY is encoded by the coding sequence ATGGAACAGGCAGAAGTTCATAACTATCTTCGCCGTTTTTTTCTAGCCGGAGGAGCGGAACTATTACAAAGCACACCATCCACACTGGACGTTCAACTCAATAAAACGCTCGATCTCGAGCTCATGAACCGTCCTTTTTACTGGCATTATTTAGAAAAAACCAGCGGAGAACCGAAACCGCTGAAATTGAACTTGTCCACGGATATACGAGCCGATACACCTTCTGCAGAAAAGGTGCATTTCGGCTCCCCCCGTCTTCATCAAATTTTTTCTTCCGCAGCTGACAAAGGCGCGGTCACACGGCTTTATGAAAACCATCATGAAAAAAAACAAACAGCTTTATACCCCTGGCTCGGTTTAAACGTGCGCATTTCCTACACTTGCCACCGCAGACGCGATATCATCCGCAGCTTTGGCATTCAATTAATTAGCGGGGAAACAATTGACCTTTTCATGAAACGACTGGCGCCACTCCCGCTCGTTTCCGCGATCCCCGATTATACGTTTACAATGGCCCATTTGATTCAACCGATGAGCGCCGTACAAAGAATCAAAAAATACCTTCTTAACGATATTCGCAACCAAAAACACGCGTGGGCAAGTGAAGCCACCAATCGAATGGAAGATGATTTAGCCTTGCTTGACCGCTTTTATGAAACGCCCGATAAAGAAAACGATGATGCATACAGCTTGGAAAAAGAAGCGATCCGGCAACAATATCAACCGGCGATCGAACTAACCTTTATTAACGGAGGGATCTTTTATTTGCGAAAGGATTCATACTAG
- a CDS encoding prepilin-type N-terminal cleavage/methylation domain-containing protein: MPRISPVNDRGFTLLEMVIAMFMFFAVIAVVPIFLQTVTSPGSDLSRNDQEIQTWFQEISKEAKYARDYAVEQNRLIITDIDGVERGYRRSGGNLIRSGKSGGHSVLQNIDGFHAQLVSDGVMITVDANEKQYKKRLRPTKAPEEEDIWIKREL; encoded by the coding sequence ATGCCTCGAATTTCCCCTGTAAACGACCGTGGCTTTACCCTTTTGGAAATGGTCATTGCCATGTTTATGTTCTTCGCTGTGATCGCGGTTGTCCCTATTTTTTTACAAACGGTCACTTCCCCGGGTTCAGACTTGTCCCGCAATGATCAGGAAATCCAGACTTGGTTTCAAGAAATTTCAAAAGAAGCGAAATATGCGCGTGACTATGCAGTGGAACAAAATAGGTTGATTATCACGGATATTGACGGTGTAGAACGTGGCTATAGAAGAAGCGGAGGCAATTTGATCAGAAGCGGAAAAAGCGGCGGCCATTCGGTTTTGCAAAATATCGATGGTTTTCATGCCCAACTCGTATCGGACGGGGTGATGATCACCGTCGATGCGAATGAGAAACAATATAAGAAGCGGTTGCGTCCGACCAAAGCACCTGAGGAGGAAGATATTTGGATCAAAAGGGAGCTATAA
- the thiE gene encoding thiamine phosphate synthase, whose translation MWSSGLYVISAENLHPHRSLLSVMEAALKGGATAIQLRDKGSDKKGLIEKGRALQQLACRYRVPFIMNDHLDVALAIDADGVHVGQGDFPLMEARKVLGKDKIIGISTHTKEEAIEAEQQGADYIGVGPVFATSSKDDTEKEIGVGGLKGIIGHVSIPTVAIGGVKLSNAEKVAATGVSGLAVISEVVTSDHIEDTCRRFTKILTETREKDV comes from the coding sequence GTGTGGTCATCAGGCCTTTATGTCATATCTGCCGAGAATTTACATCCGCACCGCTCGTTGTTGTCGGTCATGGAAGCTGCCTTAAAAGGGGGCGCAACCGCGATACAACTGCGGGATAAAGGAAGCGATAAAAAAGGGTTGATTGAGAAAGGACGAGCGTTACAGCAATTGGCGTGCCGTTACCGCGTTCCTTTTATTATGAACGATCATTTGGATGTTGCGTTAGCGATTGACGCCGATGGTGTCCATGTTGGCCAAGGTGATTTTCCGCTTATGGAAGCACGAAAGGTGTTGGGGAAAGACAAGATCATCGGCATATCCACGCACACGAAAGAAGAAGCGATCGAAGCGGAGCAACAAGGTGCCGATTACATTGGGGTCGGACCGGTTTTTGCTACAAGTTCCAAAGACGATACGGAAAAAGAAATCGGAGTGGGCGGATTAAAGGGGATTATCGGTCACGTATCGATCCCTACCGTGGCCATCGGCGGCGTTAAATTGAGCAACGCCGAAAAAGTGGCTGCTACAGGTGTAAGCGGACTGGCGGTCATTAGTGAAGTCGTAACGAGCGATCATATTGAGGACACATGCAGGAGATTCACGAAAATATTGACGGAGACGAGGGAGAAAGATGTTTAA
- the comGC gene encoding competence type IV pilus major pilin ComGC — protein MKKQDDGFTLIEMMIVLLIISILLLVAIPNMVQNSNVAQSKGCEATVDLVQAQVGSYKVETGDYPSSLSVLVDNDYVDSVTCPDGNSLSLDANGKVSANE, from the coding sequence GTGAAAAAACAGGATGACGGCTTTACGTTGATCGAGATGATGATCGTTTTGTTGATCATCTCCATATTACTGCTCGTCGCGATCCCCAACATGGTACAAAACAGCAACGTCGCCCAGAGCAAAGGCTGTGAAGCGACCGTGGATTTGGTGCAGGCGCAAGTCGGGAGTTACAAGGTGGAAACGGGCGATTATCCTAGCAGTTTAAGTGTTTTAGTCGACAACGATTATGTTGACAGTGTTACATGTCCGGATGGGAACAGCTTGAGCCTCGATGCTAATGGTAAAGTCAGCGCTAATGAATGA
- a CDS encoding YqzE family protein, with protein MNPNPYFKYLVESFLRRLDRFATPKEMSRKQRRKLKKKQKSRLFTVFGAIPTAIKISMRRSR; from the coding sequence ATGAATCCAAACCCTTATTTTAAATACCTCGTTGAATCCTTTTTACGCAGGCTTGATCGATTTGCAACGCCAAAAGAGATGAGCAGGAAACAACGGCGGAAGCTAAAGAAAAAACAAAAATCTCGCCTGTTCACTGTATTCGGGGCAATTCCCACCGCGATAAAAATCAGCATGCGCCGATCACGGTGA
- a CDS encoding prepilin-type N-terminal cleavage/methylation domain-containing protein — MKKSKETTDGGFTLMEVTTALLLLSVATAGIVPLLSILYTERAEVQADRDAYRIIEQVGYELEDSDVETVTVADTSYVVRHQDQLTCIYWQGPAGRDKDLCLEFPL, encoded by the coding sequence TTGAAAAAGTCGAAAGAAACAACTGACGGAGGATTTACGTTAATGGAGGTCACGACAGCTCTTTTGCTTTTATCCGTGGCAACGGCCGGGATTGTTCCTTTATTATCGATTTTGTATACGGAACGAGCGGAAGTGCAAGCGGATCGCGACGCTTATCGCATTATCGAGCAAGTGGGCTACGAGCTTGAGGACAGCGACGTTGAAACCGTTACGGTTGCCGATACGTCTTATGTTGTGCGCCATCAAGACCAATTGACATGTATTTATTGGCAAGGCCCGGCAGGGAGGGATAAGGATTTATGCCTCGAATTTCCCCTGTAA
- a CDS encoding DUF2626 domain-containing protein, with the protein MSRMYRVMAFWTGVFAVLFFVGEMYEVSLLFFANTAAFVGLGFMGLSERTYLYIFGAYLTLFMVGFSYYTIFLMEPALGH; encoded by the coding sequence ATGAGTCGCATGTACCGTGTGATGGCTTTTTGGACAGGGGTCTTCGCCGTATTATTTTTTGTGGGAGAAATGTATGAAGTGTCCCTGTTATTCTTTGCTAATACGGCTGCATTTGTAGGACTTGGTTTTATGGGGCTTTCCGAACGCACGTATTTATACATATTCGGTGCTTACTTAACTTTATTTATGGTTGGCTTCTCTTACTATACGATTTTTCTCATGGAACCGGCTCTCGGCCATTAA
- the comGA gene encoding competence type IV pilus ATPase ComGA gives MTTTQGECTKLFRFAYESHATDIHFHPYPAHTAILFRTEGDLKETRRVPRIDADKMVAHLKFQSGMDIGERRLPQNGSLIMEQIGRLSVRLSIVPIGEGERLVARLLPANEDLALAQLPLLETTARDLHALAEREHGLIIFTGPTGSGKTTTLYALLQEISKQTNRHVISVEDPIEKPRREFTQMQVNEQAGLYYADALKAALRHDPDVLMIGEIRDEQTAKIAVRAAMTGHLVLTTLHTRNTSGALVRLLEFGVPANYLYESIAAVVAQRLVHDEHDHRKAIFGFLANEPLQSLLDDCVQNIPLSYDDGLENQRMEGVALGYLPKEARRLNHA, from the coding sequence TTGACGACTACGCAAGGAGAATGTACAAAACTCTTCCGCTTTGCCTACGAAAGTCACGCAACAGATATTCATTTTCACCCCTACCCCGCCCATACCGCAATTCTGTTCCGGACGGAAGGCGATTTAAAGGAAACCCGCCGCGTTCCCCGCATAGATGCGGATAAAATGGTGGCGCACCTGAAATTTCAATCCGGAATGGATATCGGTGAACGACGTCTTCCCCAAAACGGTTCCCTCATAATGGAACAGATCGGGCGATTGTCCGTACGCCTGTCAATCGTACCGATTGGAGAAGGGGAGCGCCTCGTCGCCCGTCTCCTGCCTGCCAATGAAGATCTTGCACTGGCGCAACTCCCGCTGTTGGAAACGACTGCCCGGGACCTGCACGCGTTGGCTGAACGCGAGCATGGGTTGATTATTTTTACCGGCCCTACAGGTTCGGGAAAAACCACGACTTTGTATGCCCTCCTTCAGGAGATTTCCAAGCAAACAAATCGCCACGTCATTTCCGTGGAAGACCCGATTGAAAAACCGCGGAGAGAATTTACACAAATGCAGGTGAATGAACAAGCCGGCCTTTATTATGCAGATGCATTAAAAGCAGCGCTTCGCCATGACCCGGATGTATTAATGATCGGTGAAATCAGGGATGAACAAACAGCAAAGATAGCAGTGCGTGCGGCGATGACCGGGCACCTCGTGCTGACAACATTACACACGCGCAACACGAGCGGCGCGCTTGTGCGATTATTGGAGTTTGGTGTGCCGGCGAATTATTTATATGAAAGCATAGCCGCCGTCGTTGCCCAACGCCTTGTGCATGATGAGCATGATCACCGAAAGGCGATCTTCGGCTTTTTGGCAAATGAACCGTTGCAATCGCTACTCGATGATTGCGTGCAAAACATCCCTCTTTCCTACGATGATGGTCTGGAGAACCAACGCATGGAAGGGGTCGCGCTCGGCTATTTACCAAAGGAAGCGAGGCGCCTTAATCATGCTTAA
- the gcvT gene encoding glycine cleavage system aminomethyltransferase GcvT, with protein sequence MAEKRRTILYDRHVALGAKMVPFGGFEMPVQYDSIKAEHHAVREAVGLFDVSHMGEALIEGETALDTVQTILTNDASKLEVGKAQYSLMCNENGGIVDDFLVYQMAPETYMVIPNAANRETDIAWLKQHAQAGTTVTDVSDDYALLALQGPKAVEVLQSLTDEDVGAIGTFRFQADVAVDGRNAIVSRSGYTGEDGYEIYCRTEDAVAVWDALLAAGESAGIKPCGLGARDTLRFEARLPLYGQELTETISPLEAKLGFAVKVKKDADFIGKKVLAAEKEHGTARKIVGIEMLDKGIPRTGYPVFDDDGNEIGHVTSGTQSPTLGKNLGLAIVNTDYASNDTEIIVGVRKRKLKAKVVPTPFYSR encoded by the coding sequence TTGGCAGAAAAGCGGCGTACTATTCTTTATGATAGGCATGTGGCGTTGGGGGCGAAGATGGTTCCTTTCGGAGGTTTTGAAATGCCCGTCCAATATGATTCCATTAAAGCGGAACATCATGCGGTGCGGGAGGCGGTTGGCCTTTTTGATGTTTCCCATATGGGTGAGGCGTTGATTGAAGGGGAAACTGCACTCGATACCGTACAAACAATTTTGACGAACGATGCTTCCAAATTGGAAGTGGGCAAAGCCCAGTATTCATTGATGTGCAATGAAAATGGCGGAATAGTGGACGATTTTCTCGTCTATCAAATGGCACCGGAAACATACATGGTCATCCCGAATGCCGCCAACCGTGAAACAGATATCGCTTGGCTCAAGCAGCACGCACAAGCGGGTACGACGGTGACGGATGTTTCCGATGATTACGCGTTGCTTGCATTGCAAGGCCCGAAAGCGGTTGAGGTATTGCAATCATTAACAGATGAAGATGTGGGGGCGATCGGCACGTTTCGCTTTCAGGCGGACGTAGCGGTCGACGGCCGAAACGCGATCGTTTCCCGTAGCGGTTACACCGGAGAAGACGGGTATGAAATCTACTGCCGTACGGAAGACGCGGTTGCCGTTTGGGATGCATTACTTGCCGCCGGAGAAAGCGCCGGCATTAAACCTTGTGGGCTAGGCGCGAGGGATACGCTGCGTTTTGAGGCTCGCTTGCCGTTGTATGGCCAAGAACTTACGGAGACGATCAGTCCTTTGGAAGCAAAACTCGGCTTTGCGGTGAAAGTGAAAAAAGACGCCGATTTTATTGGAAAAAAAGTGCTGGCAGCAGAAAAAGAACATGGAACGGCTCGAAAAATTGTCGGCATTGAGATGCTGGACAAAGGGATTCCGCGCACGGGTTATCCCGTTTTTGATGACGACGGCAATGAAATCGGACATGTTACGTCAGGAACGCAGTCCCCGACGCTCGGAAAAAATCTCGGTCTTGCAATCGTGAATACGGATTATGCTTCCAATGACACCGAAATCATCGTAGGTGTCCGAAAACGGAAACTAAAGGCCAAAGTTGTACCGACGCCGTTCTATTCTCGATAA
- a CDS encoding DEAD/DEAH box helicase, whose product MYIDIHFSTDWENKFKQALDHEGPWSSWEMYQLAYEAQTRIAVPSFDGLVAPTHLPELSLYDHQFETARRVVEDMNGKAILADEVGLGKTIEAGLVLKEYMIRGLVKKALILSPASLVNQWTQELNEKFYIPAVPQRKTYVWDGCDVVVASMDTAKHSPHREIVLEQPYDMIIIDEAHRLKNANTKNYAFIKALKKRFCLLCTATPVQNRIEELFHLVSILKPGHLGDEKSFKAKYKHDAKATEDIQKLVQNVMVRNRRDNTNVSWTNRHVENVNVEMSKEERAMYDAVCDLKQTVQELHGFSLTTLQREACSSKEALGVTISNMMKNGMLSEAQATPVVNAMHEIQTNAKAEQVLKQLRASSEKTIIFTEYRATQLYLQWFLAQHKIKSVPFRGGFKRSKKDWMRMLFRDHVPVMIATEAGGEGLNLQFCHHMINYDLPWNPMRVEQRIGRIHRLGQENDVHITNYAIENTVEARILNLLYEKINMFEGVIGRLDDILERYSGQELERYVEDALDSGTEGEARLKLHHLTELMNQEGDQHGTGRSS is encoded by the coding sequence ATGTACATAGATATCCATTTCTCCACCGACTGGGAGAACAAATTTAAACAAGCGTTGGATCATGAAGGGCCTTGGTCTTCGTGGGAGATGTATCAACTTGCATATGAAGCGCAAACACGCATTGCGGTCCCATCGTTCGACGGACTCGTCGCCCCTACGCATTTGCCGGAACTTTCCCTGTACGATCATCAATTTGAAACGGCAAGACGTGTCGTTGAAGATATGAATGGGAAAGCCATCCTCGCTGACGAAGTAGGGCTCGGGAAGACGATTGAAGCCGGACTTGTTTTAAAAGAATACATGATCCGTGGACTCGTCAAAAAGGCACTTATCCTGTCTCCGGCATCGCTCGTGAATCAATGGACGCAAGAGCTGAATGAAAAATTTTATATTCCCGCTGTCCCCCAACGAAAAACGTATGTATGGGACGGGTGCGATGTCGTCGTCGCATCGATGGACACAGCTAAACATTCTCCCCATCGGGAAATCGTCCTTGAACAACCTTATGACATGATCATTATTGATGAGGCCCATCGGCTGAAAAATGCCAACACGAAAAACTATGCATTTATCAAGGCTTTAAAAAAACGCTTTTGTTTACTCTGTACAGCCACCCCTGTGCAAAATCGGATCGAAGAACTTTTTCACCTCGTTTCGATTTTAAAACCTGGCCATCTCGGCGACGAAAAAAGCTTTAAAGCTAAATACAAACACGACGCCAAAGCAACCGAAGACATTCAGAAACTCGTGCAAAACGTCATGGTCCGCAATCGCCGTGACAATACGAACGTGTCCTGGACAAATCGACACGTTGAAAATGTAAACGTGGAAATGTCGAAAGAAGAGCGTGCCATGTATGATGCCGTGTGCGACTTAAAACAAACGGTACAAGAACTCCACGGTTTTTCATTAACGACGTTACAAAGGGAAGCTTGCTCCAGTAAAGAAGCCTTGGGGGTAACGATTTCAAATATGATGAAAAACGGGATGCTAAGCGAAGCGCAAGCCACTCCCGTTGTAAACGCTATGCATGAGATTCAAACAAATGCAAAAGCAGAACAAGTGTTGAAACAACTCCGGGCCTCTTCGGAAAAGACGATTATTTTTACGGAATACCGGGCAACCCAGCTCTATTTGCAATGGTTTCTTGCCCAGCATAAAATAAAATCCGTGCCGTTTAGAGGCGGATTTAAACGCAGCAAAAAAGACTGGATGCGCATGCTGTTTCGTGACCACGTGCCGGTCATGATCGCCACCGAAGCCGGCGGCGAAGGGTTAAACTTGCAGTTTTGCCACCATATGATCAATTATGACCTTCCCTGGAATCCGATGCGCGTGGAACAACGCATCGGAAGGATTCATCGCCTTGGCCAAGAGAATGATGTGCACATTACGAACTACGCGATTGAGAATACGGTAGAAGCACGCATCCTTAATCTCCTTTATGAAAAAATCAACATGTTCGAAGGCGTCATCGGACGTTTGGACGACATTCTGGAACGCTATTCCGGCCAGGAATTGGAGAGATACGTAGAGGATGCCCTGGATTCCGGTACGGAAGGGGAGGCACGGCTCAAACTTCATCATTTAACCGAGCTCATGAATCAGGAGGGAGACCAACATGGAACAGGCAGAAGTTCATAA